In one Cervus canadensis isolate Bull #8, Minnesota chromosome 22, ASM1932006v1, whole genome shotgun sequence genomic region, the following are encoded:
- the LRTM1 gene encoding leucine-rich repeat and transmembrane domain-containing protein 1 isoform X2 — translation MEGEVLLLSSMIFLLPVVCGCPERCRCHSPSNSVDCSRQGLAEIPSDLPPQTLTLHLQDNRIHQLPTSAFKSVPQLTTLNLYNNSLSNLTPGVFHGLQHLRVLNLTQNSLHSLESRLFHSLPQLRELDLSSNNISHLPASLGEPWENLTVLAIQQNRLRQLDRALLESMPRMKHLFLKDNLWKCNCHLLSLKLWLETFVYKGGITDSIICVSPDTWKGKDLLEIPHELYHPCPFPSLHLQSSQVPQLGADHQAVPRLSESHSAGERDHRECEIKPKPRPANLRHAMATIVITGVVCGIVSLMMLAAAIYGCTYAAITAQYHGGRLAQTNEPTKTEGRELFDSSLA, via the exons ATGGAAG GTGAAGTGTTGCTGCTTTCAAGTATGATTTTCCTGCTCCCGGTGGTGTGCGGCTGCCCAGAGAGATGCCGCTGTCACTCACCTTCAAATTCTGTAGACTGCAGCCGGCAGGGTCTGGCTGAAATCCCTTCTGATTTGCCTCCTCAGACTCTAACGCTGCACTTACAAGATAACCGGATCCACCAGCTTCCGACTTCTGCATTTAAATCAGTGCCACAGCTCACAACCTTGAACTTGTACAACAATTCTCTTTCAAATCTGACCCCCGGAGTtttccatggacttcagcacttGAGGGTCTTAAACCTAACTCAGAACTCCCTGCATTCTCTGGAAAGCAGACTATTCCATTCTCTCCCACAGCTGAGGGAACTCGATTTGTCATCAAACAATATAAGTCACCTTCCTGCATCCTTAGGTGAGCCTTGGGAGAACCTAACCGTTCTTGCGATCCAGCAAAACCGGCTTCGGCAGCTCGATCGAGCCCTCCTAGAATCCATGCCCAGAATgaagcatttatttctcaaagaCAACCTCTGGAAATGCAACTGTCACTTGCTCAGTCTTAAACTCTGGCTGGAGACATTTGTCTATAAAG GGGGAATAACGGACAGCATCATCTGTGTATCACCAGACACCTGGAAGGGAAAGGACCTCCTTGAAATCCCTCACGAGCTGTACCACCCCTGCCCGTTTCCTTCTCTACACCTGCAGTCCTCGCAGGTGCCGCAGCTAGGTGCCGACCACCAGGCTGTCCCCAGGCTCTCCGAGAGCCACAGCGCAGGGGAGCGAGACCACCGGGAGTGTGAGATCAAACCCAAGCCGAGGCCGGCCAATCTGCGCCACGCCATGGCCACCATTGTCATCACAGGGGTGGTGTGTGGGATCGTGAGTCTCATGATGCTGGCGGCCGCCATCTACGGCTGCACCTATGCAGCTATCACAGCCCAGTACCATGGGGGACGCTTGGCTCAAACCAATGAGCCCACgaagacagaaggaagagagCTGTTTGACAGCTCACTGGCCTGA
- the LRTM1 gene encoding leucine-rich repeat and transmembrane domain-containing protein 1 isoform X1 codes for MKTWTWSLPCPRCVDLQINKGEVLLLSSMIFLLPVVCGCPERCRCHSPSNSVDCSRQGLAEIPSDLPPQTLTLHLQDNRIHQLPTSAFKSVPQLTTLNLYNNSLSNLTPGVFHGLQHLRVLNLTQNSLHSLESRLFHSLPQLRELDLSSNNISHLPASLGEPWENLTVLAIQQNRLRQLDRALLESMPRMKHLFLKDNLWKCNCHLLSLKLWLETFVYKGGITDSIICVSPDTWKGKDLLEIPHELYHPCPFPSLHLQSSQVPQLGADHQAVPRLSESHSAGERDHRECEIKPKPRPANLRHAMATIVITGVVCGIVSLMMLAAAIYGCTYAAITAQYHGGRLAQTNEPTKTEGRELFDSSLA; via the exons atgaaaacCTGGACTTGGAGTCTGCCATGCCCTCGATGTGTTGACCTGCAGATTAATAAAG GTGAAGTGTTGCTGCTTTCAAGTATGATTTTCCTGCTCCCGGTGGTGTGCGGCTGCCCAGAGAGATGCCGCTGTCACTCACCTTCAAATTCTGTAGACTGCAGCCGGCAGGGTCTGGCTGAAATCCCTTCTGATTTGCCTCCTCAGACTCTAACGCTGCACTTACAAGATAACCGGATCCACCAGCTTCCGACTTCTGCATTTAAATCAGTGCCACAGCTCACAACCTTGAACTTGTACAACAATTCTCTTTCAAATCTGACCCCCGGAGTtttccatggacttcagcacttGAGGGTCTTAAACCTAACTCAGAACTCCCTGCATTCTCTGGAAAGCAGACTATTCCATTCTCTCCCACAGCTGAGGGAACTCGATTTGTCATCAAACAATATAAGTCACCTTCCTGCATCCTTAGGTGAGCCTTGGGAGAACCTAACCGTTCTTGCGATCCAGCAAAACCGGCTTCGGCAGCTCGATCGAGCCCTCCTAGAATCCATGCCCAGAATgaagcatttatttctcaaagaCAACCTCTGGAAATGCAACTGTCACTTGCTCAGTCTTAAACTCTGGCTGGAGACATTTGTCTATAAAG GGGGAATAACGGACAGCATCATCTGTGTATCACCAGACACCTGGAAGGGAAAGGACCTCCTTGAAATCCCTCACGAGCTGTACCACCCCTGCCCGTTTCCTTCTCTACACCTGCAGTCCTCGCAGGTGCCGCAGCTAGGTGCCGACCACCAGGCTGTCCCCAGGCTCTCCGAGAGCCACAGCGCAGGGGAGCGAGACCACCGGGAGTGTGAGATCAAACCCAAGCCGAGGCCGGCCAATCTGCGCCACGCCATGGCCACCATTGTCATCACAGGGGTGGTGTGTGGGATCGTGAGTCTCATGATGCTGGCGGCCGCCATCTACGGCTGCACCTATGCAGCTATCACAGCCCAGTACCATGGGGGACGCTTGGCTCAAACCAATGAGCCCACgaagacagaaggaagagagCTGTTTGACAGCTCACTGGCCTGA
- the LRTM1 gene encoding leucine-rich repeat and transmembrane domain-containing protein 1 isoform X3 has protein sequence MIFLLPVVCGCPERCRCHSPSNSVDCSRQGLAEIPSDLPPQTLTLHLQDNRIHQLPTSAFKSVPQLTTLNLYNNSLSNLTPGVFHGLQHLRVLNLTQNSLHSLESRLFHSLPQLRELDLSSNNISHLPASLGEPWENLTVLAIQQNRLRQLDRALLESMPRMKHLFLKDNLWKCNCHLLSLKLWLETFVYKGGITDSIICVSPDTWKGKDLLEIPHELYHPCPFPSLHLQSSQVPQLGADHQAVPRLSESHSAGERDHRECEIKPKPRPANLRHAMATIVITGVVCGIVSLMMLAAAIYGCTYAAITAQYHGGRLAQTNEPTKTEGRELFDSSLA, from the exons ATGATTTTCCTGCTCCCGGTGGTGTGCGGCTGCCCAGAGAGATGCCGCTGTCACTCACCTTCAAATTCTGTAGACTGCAGCCGGCAGGGTCTGGCTGAAATCCCTTCTGATTTGCCTCCTCAGACTCTAACGCTGCACTTACAAGATAACCGGATCCACCAGCTTCCGACTTCTGCATTTAAATCAGTGCCACAGCTCACAACCTTGAACTTGTACAACAATTCTCTTTCAAATCTGACCCCCGGAGTtttccatggacttcagcacttGAGGGTCTTAAACCTAACTCAGAACTCCCTGCATTCTCTGGAAAGCAGACTATTCCATTCTCTCCCACAGCTGAGGGAACTCGATTTGTCATCAAACAATATAAGTCACCTTCCTGCATCCTTAGGTGAGCCTTGGGAGAACCTAACCGTTCTTGCGATCCAGCAAAACCGGCTTCGGCAGCTCGATCGAGCCCTCCTAGAATCCATGCCCAGAATgaagcatttatttctcaaagaCAACCTCTGGAAATGCAACTGTCACTTGCTCAGTCTTAAACTCTGGCTGGAGACATTTGTCTATAAAG GGGGAATAACGGACAGCATCATCTGTGTATCACCAGACACCTGGAAGGGAAAGGACCTCCTTGAAATCCCTCACGAGCTGTACCACCCCTGCCCGTTTCCTTCTCTACACCTGCAGTCCTCGCAGGTGCCGCAGCTAGGTGCCGACCACCAGGCTGTCCCCAGGCTCTCCGAGAGCCACAGCGCAGGGGAGCGAGACCACCGGGAGTGTGAGATCAAACCCAAGCCGAGGCCGGCCAATCTGCGCCACGCCATGGCCACCATTGTCATCACAGGGGTGGTGTGTGGGATCGTGAGTCTCATGATGCTGGCGGCCGCCATCTACGGCTGCACCTATGCAGCTATCACAGCCCAGTACCATGGGGGACGCTTGGCTCAAACCAATGAGCCCACgaagacagaaggaagagagCTGTTTGACAGCTCACTGGCCTGA